TCGTCGTTATAGTCGTGTCGTTGCTGTCCAACGCCGTGGTGCTGATCTGCTTTCTGTACAACCCGGAGATCAGGAAGCAGGTGCCCTGCGTGTTCACCCTCAACCTRACTTTCTGTAACTTGTTGCTGACTGTTTSCAACATGCCTCTAACTCTGGCGGGWCTCGTCAACGAGGGTCAGCCTGGGAGTGACGCCTTCTGTCAGTTCGTCGGCTTCTCMGAGACTTTTTTAACGYCTAATTCGATGTTGAGCGTGGCCGCTCTGAGCGTCGACAGGTGGATCGCTGTCGTGTTTCCGTTGAGGTACCATTCTAGGATACGACATAGAGATGCAGCTCTCGTGCTCGGTTACACGTGGATACATTGCGTGTGTTTTTCGACGGCGGCGGTTTGTCTCTCGTGGGTGGGATACCATCCGCTGTACGCGTCCTGCACTCTCTCCGACGCGACGGAGAACAGTCAGACCCCGTTTGTTATCTTCACTGTGGTMTTRCACTCCCTCACCTTTCTCCTGTCGTTTCTAGTCCTGTGCGTCACCTACCTGAAGGTGCTGAAGGTGGCCAGGTTC
The nucleotide sequence above comes from Salvelinus sp. IW2-2015 unplaced genomic scaffold, ASM291031v2 Un_scaffold5940, whole genome shotgun sequence. Encoded proteins:
- the LOC112078602 gene encoding G-protein coupled receptor 26-like, translating into MATAEVLLSVSMLVVIVVSLLSNAVVLICFLYNPEIRKQVPCVFTLNLTFCNLLLTVXNMPLTLAGLVNEGQPGSDAFCQFVGFSETFLTXNSMLSVAALSVDRWIAVVFPLRYHSRIRHRDAALVLGYTWIHCVCFSTAAVCLSWVGYHPLYASCTLSDATENSQTPFVIFTVVLHSLTFLLSFLVLCVTYLKVLKVARFHCKRIDVITMQTLVLLVDIQPR